Proteins encoded together in one Ictidomys tridecemlineatus isolate mIctTri1 chromosome 3, mIctTri1.hap1, whole genome shotgun sequence window:
- the Rwdd2b gene encoding RWD domain-containing protein 2B: protein MTEIEQAEAQLSELDLLASMFPGENELIVNDQLALAELKDCIEKKTMEERSSKVYYTINMNLDISEKSMEIFSLACILPFKYPEVLPEITVRSVLLSRSKQTQLNTDLTAYLQENCQGDVCILNATEWVREHASGYVSKDVPSSPTTESAVQPVDPILTRLWIYSHHIYNKCKRKNILEWAKELSLSGFSMPGKPGVVCVEGPQSACEEFWSRLRKLNWKRILIRHREDIPFDGTNDEMERQRRFSIFEEKVFSVNGARGNHMDFGQLYQFLNAKGCGDVFQMFFGVEGQ, encoded by the exons ATGACTGAGATAGAGCAAGCAGAGGCCCAGCTCTCTGAGTTAGACCTGCTGGCCAGTATGTTTCCTGGGGAGAATGAGCTCATAGTGAATGACCAACTGGCTTTAGCAGAACTGAAAGATTGTATTGAAAAGAAGACTATGGAGGAGCGATCTTCAAAAGTTTACTATACCATCAATATGAACCTAGACATATCTGAGAAATCAATG GAGATATTTTCTCTGGCCTGCATTCTTCCCTTTAAGTACCCTGAAGTTCTGCCTGAAATTACTGTCAG ATCAGTATTATTAAGTAGATCCAAGCAGACCCAGCTGAACACAGATCTGACTGCATACCTGCAGGAGAATTGTCAAGGAGATGTCTGTATATTGAATGCCACTGAATGGGTTAGAGAACACGCCTCAGGCTATGTCAGCAAAGATGTCCCATCTTCCCCCACCACAGAAAGTGCAGTCCAGCCAGTTGATCCCATTCTTACAAGACTTTGGATTTACAGCCATCACATCTACAacaaatgcaaaagaaagaatattctaGAGTGGGCCAAGGAGCTTTCCCTGTCTGGATTTAGTATGCCTGGAAAACCTGGTGTTGTTTGTGTGGAAGGTCCACAAAGTGCCTGTGAAGAATTCTGGTCAAG GCTCAGAAAATTAAACTGGAAGAGAATCTTAATTCGCCATAGAGAAGACATTCCTTTTGATGGTACAAATGATGAAATGGAAAGACAAAGGAGATTTtccatttttgaagaaaaagtaTTCAGTGTTAATGGAGCCAGAGGAAACCACATGGATTTTGGTCAGCTGTATCAGTTCTTAAATGCCAAAGGATGTGGGGATGTTTTCCAGATGTTttttggtgtagaaggacagtaA